One window of the Triticum dicoccoides isolate Atlit2015 ecotype Zavitan chromosome 3B, WEW_v2.0, whole genome shotgun sequence genome contains the following:
- the LOC119282413 gene encoding germin-like protein 1-3 yields the protein MASKQLPAVLHAAYAVLLALAAPLLAGDPDMLQDLCVADYKSLDGPLRLNGYPCKRPESTTANDFFSDVLSVPGNTGGNPSGSAVTAANVDKVPGLNTLGVSMSRVDYAPWGVNPPHTHPRASELLFVLEGYLDVGFFTSSGKFFARTVCRGEMFVFPRGLVHFQRNNNGAPAAAISAFNSQLPGTQKLAEALYTASPPVPTDVLARALDVNDCMVEPCVI from the exons ATGGCGAGCAAGCAGCTCCCGGCTGTCCTCCACGCCGCCTACGCTGTGCTCCTGGCCCTCGCCGCACCCTTGCTCGCCGGCGACCCCGACATGCTCCAGGACCTGTGCGTCGCCGACTACAAATCACTCGACGGCC CACTTCGGCTGAACGGGTACCCGTGCAAGAGGCCGGAGAGCACAACGGCGAACGACTTCTTCTCCGACGTGCTTTCTGTCCCTGGCAACACGGGCGGCAACCCGTCGGGCTCCGCGGTGACGGCGGCGAACGTAGACAAGGTCCCGGGGCTCAACACGCTGGGCGTGTCCATGTCTCGCGTTGACTACGCACCGTGGGGCGTGAACCCGCCGCACACCCACCCACGGGCCAGCGAGCTCCTCTTCGTCCTCGAGGGCTACCTCGACGTTGGCTTCTTCACTAGCTCCGGCAAGTTTTTCGCCCGCACCGTCTGCAGAGGGGAAATGTTCGTCTTCCCACGCGGCCTCGTCCACTTTCAGAGGAACAACAATGGCGCTCCCGCAGCCGCCATATCGGCCTTCAACAGCCAGCTTCCGGGCACGCAGAAGTTGGCTGAGGCATTGTACACTGCCTCGCCGCCGGTTCCAACCGACGTGCTGGCCAGGGCGCTCGATGTCAACGACTGCATGGTCGAGCCGTGCGTAATTTAA